From Aerosticca soli, a single genomic window includes:
- a CDS encoding histidine triad nucleotide-binding protein gives MSDTLFGKIIRREIPADIVYEDEEVLAFRDINPQAPVHVLFVPKRPIATLDAATPADAELLGKLLLAAADYARREGLAEQGYRVVINCNTHGGQTVYHLHVHLLGGRQMHWPPG, from the coding sequence ATGAGCGACACCTTGTTCGGCAAGATCATCCGCCGCGAGATCCCGGCCGACATCGTCTATGAGGACGAGGAGGTCCTGGCCTTCCGCGACATCAACCCGCAGGCGCCGGTGCACGTGCTGTTCGTGCCCAAGCGACCGATCGCGACCCTGGACGCCGCCACGCCCGCCGACGCCGAACTGCTCGGCAAGCTGCTGCTCGCCGCGGCCGACTATGCCCGCCGCGAAGGCCTGGCCGAACAGGGCTATCGGGTGGTCATCAACTGCAACACCCACGGCGGGCAGACCGTGTATCACCTGCACGTGCATCTCCTGGGCGGCCGGCAGATGCACTGGCCGCCGGGCTGA
- a CDS encoding arginyltransferase — translation MRSERIRLFQTLPHPCGYYAERTAQNLVIDPAAPQLERIYATALGRGFRRAGGHLYLPHCPQCHACTPCRIEVERFVPDRSQRRCLRRNADLDLREAPAGFSAERHELYARYLRARHPGGGMDEADASDFRRFLTAPWSPTLFMEWRLGGRLLAVAVTDVCLTGVSAVYTFYDPDETARGLGTFAILKQIELAQRRAIPWLYLGFWIARHPKMDYKRRFQPLQIRTVDGWQALDEHAE, via the coding sequence ATGCGCTCTGAACGCATCCGCCTGTTCCAGACCCTGCCGCATCCTTGCGGCTACTACGCCGAGCGCACGGCGCAGAACCTGGTGATCGATCCGGCCGCACCGCAGCTCGAGCGCATCTACGCAACCGCGCTCGGCCGCGGCTTCCGTCGCGCCGGCGGCCACCTCTATCTGCCGCATTGCCCGCAATGCCACGCCTGCACCCCCTGCCGCATCGAGGTGGAGCGCTTCGTCCCCGACCGCAGCCAGCGTCGCTGCCTGCGCCGCAACGCCGACCTCGACCTGCGCGAGGCACCGGCCGGCTTCAGCGCCGAACGTCATGAGCTCTATGCGCGCTATCTGCGCGCGCGCCACCCCGGCGGCGGCATGGACGAGGCAGACGCGAGCGACTTCCGCCGCTTCCTCACCGCGCCCTGGAGCCCGACCCTGTTCATGGAATGGCGGCTCGGCGGGCGGCTGCTCGCCGTCGCGGTCACCGACGTCTGCCTGACCGGCGTATCGGCCGTCTACACCTTCTACGATCCGGACGAAACCGCGCGCGGCCTGGGCACCTTCGCCATCCTCAAGCAGATCGAACTGGCTCAGCGCCGCGCGATTCCGTGGCTCTATCTTGGCTTCTGGATCGCACGGCATCCCAAGATGGACTACAAGCGCCGCTTCCAGCCCTTGCAGATCCGCACCGTGGACGGCTGGCAAGCCCTGGATGAGCACGCGGAGTGA
- a CDS encoding alpha/beta family hydrolase: protein MRGQIILSHGADTGPDATKVSLLAEHAETLGWRAIRPDYRREDALGLAAAVPGRLEKLCATIDACAEPPVLAGSSLGAFVSALASCRRKVAGLFLLATPTAIPGYAQPLDLATDVPSLFIHGWRDAICPLEALLGFAGNRRLPLLILDDDHRLGASLPTLAAQLQLFLDTRA, encoded by the coding sequence ATGCGCGGCCAGATCATTCTTTCCCACGGCGCCGACACCGGCCCGGACGCGACCAAGGTGAGCCTGCTCGCCGAGCATGCCGAAACGCTCGGCTGGCGCGCCATCCGTCCCGATTACCGGCGCGAGGATGCCTTAGGCCTGGCCGCCGCGGTGCCCGGGCGGCTGGAGAAACTGTGCGCCACCATCGACGCCTGCGCGGAGCCGCCGGTGCTGGCCGGTTCCAGCCTCGGCGCCTTCGTCTCCGCGCTCGCCTCGTGCCGGCGCAAGGTGGCCGGCCTGTTCCTGCTGGCGACGCCGACGGCGATCCCGGGTTATGCGCAGCCTCTCGATCTGGCGACGGACGTGCCCAGCCTTTTCATCCACGGCTGGCGCGACGCGATCTGTCCGCTCGAGGCGCTGCTCGGCTTTGCCGGCAACCGTCGCCTGCCGCTGCTGATCCTGGACGACGACCACCGCCTGGGCGCGAGCCTGCCCACGCTCGCCGCCCAGTTGCAGCTCTTTCTCGACACCCGGGCATGA
- a CDS encoding N-acetylmuramoyl-L-alanine amidase: MSILIHDEPLPYVPRLAERPLTAMTLVVIHCTELPDLATARAYGERVLHEDGTGNSGHYYIDRDGTISRYVPENRIAHHVRGHNAHTLGIELVNRGRWPHWWDSRHQTMTEPYPPAQIDALCALLGRLRASLPRLAAIAGHEDLDTALVPASDDPSLRVPRKRDPGPLFPWARLQASGLERIVATRPL; the protein is encoded by the coding sequence ATGTCGATCCTCATCCACGACGAGCCCCTGCCCTACGTCCCGCGGCTGGCCGAACGGCCGCTGACGGCGATGACGCTGGTGGTGATCCATTGCACGGAGCTGCCCGACCTGGCCACCGCGCGCGCCTACGGCGAGCGGGTGCTGCACGAGGACGGCACCGGCAACAGCGGGCATTACTACATCGACCGCGACGGGACGATCAGCCGCTATGTGCCGGAAAACCGCATCGCCCATCACGTGCGCGGCCACAACGCGCATACGCTGGGCATCGAGCTCGTCAACCGCGGGCGCTGGCCGCACTGGTGGGATTCACGCCACCAGACGATGACCGAGCCCTATCCGCCGGCGCAGATCGACGCCCTGTGCGCGCTGCTCGGGCGGCTGCGCGCAAGCCTGCCGCGATTGGCCGCGATCGCCGGCCACGAAGACCTGGACACCGCGCTCGTGCCGGCCAGCGACGACCCGTCGCTCAGGGTGCCGCGCAAGCGCGATCCGGGGCCGCTGTTTCCCTGGGCCCGCCTGCAGGCGAGCGGACTCGAACGGATCGTTGCCACGCGGCCGTTATAA
- a CDS encoding pseudouridine synthase: MSPPSAAGPRHGLARVLSKLGVCSRSQAERAVRAGRVWVDGRPVHDPERPTDARRSRICLDGVPVAAAAPVYLALNKPRGLVTSAADERGRATVYDLLPDDLPWLGPVGRLDKASEGLLLFSNDTAWAAALTDPDRHLEKTYHVQVDAIPDAALLARLREGAVEGGERLAACSVRLLRQGSRHAWLEIVLDEGRNRHIRRLLAAHGLGVLRLVRVAIGPLALGALGKGQWRPLQAEEVTALARAAGLR, translated from the coding sequence ATGTCGCCGCCCTCCGCCGCCGGACCGCGTCACGGTCTGGCCCGCGTGCTCAGCAAACTCGGCGTCTGTTCGCGCAGCCAGGCCGAACGCGCGGTGCGTGCGGGGCGCGTTTGGGTCGACGGCCGCCCGGTACACGACCCCGAGCGCCCGACCGACGCGCGCCGCAGCCGGATCTGCCTGGACGGTGTGCCGGTGGCGGCGGCCGCCCCGGTCTATCTCGCGCTCAACAAGCCGCGCGGCCTGGTGACCAGCGCCGCCGACGAACGAGGCCGCGCCACTGTCTATGACCTGCTGCCAGACGATCTGCCCTGGCTGGGACCAGTCGGCCGGCTGGACAAGGCCAGCGAGGGCCTGCTGCTGTTCAGCAACGACACCGCCTGGGCGGCGGCGCTCACCGATCCCGACCGTCACCTGGAAAAGACCTATCACGTGCAGGTCGATGCCATACCCGATGCCGCGCTGCTGGCCCGGCTGCGCGAAGGCGCGGTGGAGGGCGGTGAACGGCTCGCCGCCTGCAGCGTGCGCTTGTTGCGGCAGGGCAGCCGTCATGCGTGGCTGGAGATCGTGCTCGACGAGGGCCGCAACCGGCACATCCGCCGCCTGCTCGCCGCGCACGGACTCGGCGTGCTGCGACTGGTGCGCGTGGCGATCGGTCCGCTGGCGCTCGGTGCCCTGGGCAAGGGGCAGTGGCGGCCGTTGCAGGCGGAAGAGGTGACCGCACTCGCCCGCGCCGCCGGCCTACGCTAG
- the rlmKL gene encoding bifunctional 23S rRNA (guanine(2069)-N(7))-methyltransferase RlmK/23S rRNA (guanine(2445)-N(2))-methyltransferase RlmL, with product MRRFFASCPKGLEYLLRDELLALGAAEAREALAGVHFSGTLETAYRACLWSRLASRILLPLTEFEAVDEAALYAGVEAVDWSEHLDARGTLAVEAHVAQSRLTHSQFAARRVKDAVVDQFRRHEGVRPDVDVEHPDLRLDLRLRRDRATLSIDLSGTPLHRRGWRRQQGAAPLKENLAAALLLRARWPQIHAEGGALLDPMCGSGTILIEAALMAADVAPGLQRAHAEPTGWRGHDAALWAGLVEEARQRAERGLAALRPVFFGSDDDPRALDIARANARAAGVEAALELTRGELAALRPPAGVDRGLVVTNPPYGERLGERAALPALYRTLGEVLRERFAGWHFAVLAGDAELAQALGLAAERRYTLYNGALETTLVIGDIRTRDTAPSPPRPLSAGAQMLKNRLDKTVRHLRRRLVREGIHAWRAYDRDLPDYAAAIDVYTTTAQVTWLHVQEYRAPADIPAAVAQRRLRELVRVAGDVFAVPRERIVVKTRERGKGGAKYGRLDQRGDHLEVEEGGLRFLVNLTDYLDTGLFLDHRLVRARLRELAAGRRFLNLFAYTATASVYAAAGGARDTTSVDLSATYLDWASRNLALNGFQGPRHRLVQADARRFLAQDRERYGLIYVDPPTFSNSKRAEDFDVQRDHAALLIACAEHLADDGVIVFSNNFRRFTLDAPALAAHFRIADWSRPSIPFDFARQAGIHGCWLLHRHGSAAMR from the coding sequence ATGAGGCGCTTCTTTGCCAGCTGTCCCAAGGGACTCGAATACCTGCTGCGCGACGAGCTCCTCGCCCTCGGCGCGGCCGAGGCGCGAGAGGCGCTGGCCGGCGTGCATTTCAGCGGCACGCTGGAGACGGCCTATCGCGCCTGTCTGTGGTCGCGTCTGGCCAGCCGCATCCTGCTGCCACTGACCGAGTTCGAGGCGGTCGACGAGGCCGCGCTGTATGCCGGCGTCGAGGCGGTCGACTGGTCCGAACACCTCGACGCCCGCGGCACGCTGGCGGTGGAGGCGCACGTGGCGCAGAGCCGGCTCACCCACAGCCAGTTCGCCGCCCGTCGCGTGAAGGACGCGGTGGTCGATCAGTTCCGGCGCCACGAGGGCGTGCGGCCGGACGTGGATGTCGAGCACCCGGACCTGCGTCTGGATCTGCGCCTCAGGCGCGACCGCGCCACCTTGTCGATCGATCTCTCGGGCACGCCGCTGCATCGCCGCGGCTGGCGCCGGCAGCAGGGGGCGGCGCCGCTCAAGGAAAACCTCGCCGCGGCGCTGCTGTTGCGCGCCCGCTGGCCGCAGATCCACGCCGAAGGCGGCGCCTTGCTCGATCCGATGTGCGGCTCGGGCACGATCCTGATCGAGGCCGCGCTAATGGCCGCCGACGTCGCCCCGGGTCTGCAGCGCGCCCATGCCGAGCCTACTGGCTGGCGCGGCCACGATGCCGCGCTGTGGGCGGGCCTGGTGGAGGAGGCGCGCCAGCGCGCCGAGCGCGGTCTGGCCGCGTTGCGGCCGGTGTTCTTCGGCAGCGATGATGATCCGCGCGCGCTCGACATCGCCCGTGCCAATGCGCGCGCCGCCGGCGTCGAGGCCGCGCTCGAACTCACCCGCGGCGAGCTTGCCGCGCTGCGTCCGCCGGCGGGCGTCGACCGGGGCCTGGTCGTCACCAACCCGCCTTATGGCGAGCGGCTCGGCGAACGCGCCGCACTGCCGGCGCTGTACCGCACGCTCGGCGAGGTGCTGCGCGAGCGTTTCGCCGGCTGGCATTTCGCGGTGCTGGCCGGCGACGCCGAGCTTGCCCAGGCCTTGGGGCTGGCTGCGGAGCGCCGCTACACGCTCTACAACGGCGCGCTCGAGACCACGCTGGTGATCGGCGACATCCGCACCCGCGACACCGCACCGTCGCCGCCGCGGCCGCTCTCAGCCGGCGCGCAGATGCTCAAGAACCGGCTCGACAAGACCGTGCGCCATCTGCGCCGGCGCCTGGTCCGCGAGGGCATCCATGCCTGGCGCGCCTACGATCGCGACCTGCCCGACTATGCCGCGGCGATCGACGTCTACACCACCACCGCGCAGGTCACCTGGCTGCACGTGCAGGAATATCGCGCGCCGGCCGACATTCCCGCTGCGGTGGCGCAGCGGCGCCTGCGCGAGCTGGTGCGCGTGGCCGGCGACGTTTTCGCGGTGCCGCGCGAGCGCATCGTGGTCAAGACCCGCGAGCGCGGCAAGGGCGGCGCCAAGTACGGCCGGCTCGACCAGCGTGGCGACCATCTCGAGGTCGAGGAAGGCGGGCTGCGTTTCCTGGTCAACCTCACCGATTACCTCGACACCGGGCTGTTCCTCGATCACCGTCTGGTGCGGGCGCGGCTGCGCGAGCTCGCCGCCGGCAGGCGTTTCCTCAATCTGTTCGCCTACACCGCGACCGCCAGCGTGTATGCCGCCGCCGGCGGCGCGCGCGACACCACCAGCGTGGACCTGTCGGCGACCTATCTCGACTGGGCTTCGCGCAACCTCGCGCTGAACGGCTTTCAGGGGCCGCGCCACCGTCTGGTGCAGGCCGATGCACGCCGTTTCCTGGCGCAGGACCGCGAGCGCTACGGACTCATCTACGTCGATCCGCCGACCTTTTCCAATTCCAAGCGCGCCGAGGATTTCGACGTCCAGCGCGACCACGCCGCGCTCCTCATCGCCTGCGCCGAGCATTTGGCCGACGATGGCGTGATCGTGTTCTCGAACAATTTCCGGCGTTTCACGCTGGATGCGCCGGCGCTGGCCGCGCATTTCCGCATCGCGGACTGGAGCCGGCCGAGCATTCCCTTCGACTTCGCCCGCCAGGCCGGCATCCATGGCTGCTGGCTGCTCCATCGGCACGGTTCCGCCGCGATGCGCTGA
- a CDS encoding 50S ribosomal protein L25/general stress protein Ctc, whose translation MAKTHVIRAEVRKDAGKGASRRLRRASYVPAVVYGAGQPAENIQIEHNTILLAAKHEWFFSSVLDLEVDGKVQKVLVRDWQKHPYKQQMLHLDFLRIDEHHAIRVSVPLHFLNQESSPAGKTGGVVISHNLTEVEISCLPKDLPEFIEVDLANLKPGDIVHLSQLKLPAGVEIPALHLGADHDIAVVTAVTVREEAEPAPAEGATPAEGEAKPGEKK comes from the coding sequence ATGGCCAAGACCCATGTCATCCGGGCCGAAGTCCGCAAGGACGCAGGGAAAGGTGCGAGCCGCCGCCTGCGTCGTGCGTCCTACGTCCCCGCCGTCGTCTACGGTGCCGGCCAGCCGGCCGAGAACATCCAGATCGAGCACAACACCATCCTGCTCGCCGCCAAGCACGAGTGGTTCTTCTCCTCCGTGCTCGACCTCGAGGTCGACGGCAAGGTGCAGAAGGTGCTGGTGCGCGACTGGCAGAAGCATCCATACAAGCAGCAGATGCTGCATCTGGATTTCCTGCGCATCGACGAGCACCACGCCATCCGCGTCAGCGTGCCGCTGCACTTCCTGAACCAGGAGAGCTCGCCGGCCGGCAAGACCGGCGGCGTGGTCATCTCGCACAACCTGACCGAAGTGGAAATCTCCTGCCTGCCCAAGGATCTGCCCGAGTTCATCGAGGTCGACCTGGCCAACCTCAAGCCGGGCGACATCGTCCACCTGTCGCAGCTCAAGCTGCCGGCGGGCGTGGAGATCCCGGCCCTGCATCTGGGCGCCGATCACGACATCGCCGTGGTCACCGCGGTCACCGTGCGCGAGGAGGCCGAGCCGGCCCCGGCCGAAGGCGCGACGCCGGCCGAGGGCGAGGCCAAGCCGGGCGAGAAGAAGTAA
- a CDS encoding ISL3 family transposase — protein MAEQDCMSRLGGWTGYRVGKWRYELRRQQRWLVIELEPTPGAQRQCTGCGQAVVAIHDWTMRRIRELPVFGAPVELHVPRLRLACQGCGPRLEQLDWLDPHARVTRRLADSVARLCAVTSVLHAARWHGIDWKTAKAIDWRALERDLGPVDLEGVRRIAMDEFAIQKGHRYATVVVDVERKRVLWVGRGRSRVEIRPFFEQLGPARCALIEAVAMDMNTAYDLEVRQHCPNARVVYDLFHVVAKYGREVIGRVRVDAANQLRHDKPARRVVKRAHWLLLRNPRRLKEAEHIRLDEVLAANRPLMTAYVMKEQLKALWNAPTAWAWRAAWKQWLRHAQESGIPALTHFAQCLKPYWRGILSRVRWPLHTGLLEGINNKIKVIKRIAYGYRDDAYFFLKIRAAFPGVG, from the coding sequence GTGGCCGAGCAGGATTGTATGTCCCGTCTGGGCGGCTGGACGGGATACCGAGTTGGCAAGTGGCGTTATGAGCTGCGCAGGCAGCAGCGCTGGCTGGTGATCGAGTTGGAGCCGACGCCGGGGGCGCAGCGGCAATGCACGGGCTGTGGGCAGGCGGTCGTGGCCATCCATGACTGGACGATGCGGCGCATTCGCGAGTTGCCCGTGTTCGGTGCGCCGGTGGAGCTGCACGTGCCGCGTCTTCGGCTGGCTTGCCAGGGCTGCGGGCCGCGGCTGGAACAGTTGGACTGGCTGGATCCGCATGCGCGGGTAACGCGGCGTCTGGCCGACAGCGTGGCCCGGCTGTGTGCAGTGACGTCGGTGCTGCACGCGGCGCGTTGGCATGGCATCGACTGGAAGACGGCCAAGGCCATCGACTGGCGGGCACTGGAGCGCGATCTGGGGCCGGTGGATCTGGAGGGCGTGCGCCGGATCGCCATGGACGAGTTCGCGATCCAGAAGGGCCATCGCTACGCCACTGTGGTGGTCGATGTGGAGCGCAAGCGGGTGCTGTGGGTGGGGCGCGGCCGTTCGCGAGTCGAGATCAGGCCGTTCTTCGAACAGCTCGGGCCGGCGCGTTGCGCCCTTATCGAGGCCGTGGCCATGGACATGAACACGGCCTACGACCTGGAAGTGCGCCAGCACTGCCCGAATGCCCGCGTGGTGTACGACCTGTTCCACGTGGTCGCCAAGTACGGACGCGAGGTGATTGGCCGGGTGCGGGTGGACGCGGCCAATCAGCTGCGTCACGACAAGCCGGCGCGCCGAGTGGTCAAGCGCGCCCACTGGCTGCTGCTGCGCAATCCTCGGCGCCTGAAGGAAGCCGAACACATCCGGCTGGACGAGGTACTGGCGGCCAACCGGCCGCTGATGACGGCCTACGTGATGAAAGAACAGCTCAAGGCGCTGTGGAACGCACCGACAGCCTGGGCGTGGCGGGCAGCCTGGAAACAATGGCTACGCCATGCCCAGGAAAGCGGCATCCCCGCCCTGACCCACTTCGCTCAATGCCTCAAACCTTACTGGCGCGGCATCCTCAGCCGGGTGCGCTGGCCCCTGCATACCGGGCTGCTCGAAGGCATCAACAACAAGATCAAGGTCATCAAGCGCATCGCCTACGGCTACCGCGATGACGCCTACTTCTTCCTCAAGATCCGGGCGGCCTTCCCCGGAGTTGGGTGA
- the pth gene encoding aminoacyl-tRNA hydrolase, translating into MAGLKLIVGLGNPGAEYLRTRHNAGFWFVDALAAAQGERFGFEGKLHGETCRVRIGATPVWLLKPATFMNKSGIAVAAALRYYKIAPEECLVAHDDLDLPPGTVRLKFDGGHGGQNGLRDIFAHLGHGRFHRLRIGIGHPGHKDKVTPWVLGRPSAADEEAILAAIGRALDVLPLAVAGQFDKAMQQLHTQGTGTRA; encoded by the coding sequence ATGGCAGGACTCAAGCTCATCGTCGGCCTCGGCAACCCCGGCGCCGAATACCTCCGAACCCGGCACAACGCCGGGTTCTGGTTTGTGGATGCGCTGGCCGCTGCGCAGGGCGAGCGCTTCGGCTTCGAGGGCAAGCTGCATGGCGAGACCTGCCGGGTCCGTATCGGCGCGACGCCGGTGTGGCTGCTCAAGCCCGCCACCTTCATGAACAAGAGCGGCATCGCGGTGGCCGCGGCGCTGCGCTATTACAAGATCGCGCCGGAAGAGTGCCTGGTCGCACACGACGACCTGGATCTGCCGCCCGGCACCGTGCGGCTCAAGTTCGACGGCGGTCACGGCGGCCAGAACGGTCTGCGCGACATCTTCGCCCACTTGGGCCATGGCCGGTTCCATCGTCTGCGCATCGGCATCGGCCACCCCGGGCACAAGGACAAGGTCACCCCTTGGGTGCTCGGCCGCCCGTCGGCAGCGGACGAAGAAGCCATCCTCGCCGCCATCGGCCGCGCCCTGGACGTGCTGCCGCTGGCAGTGGCGGGCCAGTTCGACAAGGCCATGCAGCAGTTGCACACGCAGGGAACGGGAACCCGGGCCTAG
- a CDS encoding acyl-CoA thioesterase produces MREAHVRELIDLLQLERLEDNLFRGQSRDIGTPFVFGGQVLGQALSAAQQTVDPARAAHSLHAYFLRAGDVQAPIVYNVERTRDGGSFSSRRVVAIQHGRPILDGAISFQIEEHGLEHQTAMPAVPMPEELSPLAPIPAEKLAALPEKVQRWLGRDLPIEFREVQPMDRLAPEKRPPAQYIWFRLAAPIEDTPALHRALLAYASDFNLIGTATLPHGISLATHHMQMASLDHALWFHRPFRMDEWLLYACDSPTAQGARGFARGQVFTRDGRLVASSAQEGLIRLRD; encoded by the coding sequence ATGCGCGAAGCCCACGTCCGCGAACTCATCGACCTGCTGCAGCTCGAACGGCTGGAGGACAACCTGTTCCGCGGCCAGAGCCGCGACATCGGCACGCCGTTCGTGTTCGGCGGCCAGGTGCTCGGCCAGGCGCTCTCGGCGGCCCAGCAGACCGTGGATCCGGCCCGCGCGGCGCATTCGCTGCACGCCTATTTCCTGCGCGCCGGCGACGTGCAGGCGCCGATCGTCTACAACGTCGAGCGCACCCGCGACGGTGGCTCGTTCTCGTCCCGGCGGGTGGTGGCGATCCAGCACGGCCGGCCGATCCTGGACGGCGCGATCTCTTTCCAGATCGAAGAACACGGCCTCGAACACCAGACCGCCATGCCCGCCGTGCCGATGCCGGAGGAACTCTCTCCGCTGGCGCCGATCCCGGCCGAAAAGCTCGCCGCGCTGCCAGAAAAAGTGCAACGCTGGCTGGGCCGCGACCTGCCGATCGAGTTTCGCGAGGTGCAGCCGATGGATCGCCTGGCGCCGGAAAAGCGTCCGCCCGCGCAATACATCTGGTTCCGGCTGGCCGCGCCGATCGAGGACACGCCGGCCCTGCACCGTGCCCTGCTCGCCTATGCCTCGGACTTCAACCTGATCGGCACCGCCACCCTGCCGCACGGCATCTCGCTCGCCACCCACCACATGCAGATGGCCAGCCTCGACCACGCGCTGTGGTTCCACCGGCCGTTCCGCATGGACGAATGGCTGCTCTATGCCTGCGACAGCCCCACCGCGCAGGGCGCGCGCGGCTTTGCCCGCGGCCAGGTGTTCACCCGCGACGGCCGGCTGGTCGCCTCCAGCGCCCAGGAAGGGCTGATCCGCCTGCGCGACTGA
- a CDS encoding cytochrome c: MKPSCKAVIFLLIGWLPGLLLATELRVEASRYRLEALLTHPALREVEVADDAVLHRPMRYRALPLDALLPGLRPGERVQFIADDGFVAEIEAATLMGADGRWRAWLAVEDPTRPWPRAPGKPDLGPFYLVWTDPGDAGPEQWPYRIVAIRRREPQPAPAALSPDPALPAHAAAWRGFAVFQRNCLACHTLNGAGAAQLGPDLNVPHNPTEYLPEALLRAYLRDPQSLHRWPQARMRGFSPQQLSDADLDALLAYLRHMAGRKRWTEDARP; encoded by the coding sequence ATGAAACCCTCCTGCAAGGCCGTCATTTTTCTGCTGATCGGGTGGCTGCCCGGGCTGCTCCTGGCCACGGAGCTGCGCGTGGAGGCCAGCCGCTACCGGCTGGAGGCGCTCCTGACGCACCCGGCGTTGCGGGAGGTCGAAGTCGCCGACGACGCCGTGCTGCACCGGCCGATGCGCTATCGCGCCCTCCCGCTCGATGCGCTGCTGCCCGGGCTGCGGCCTGGTGAACGCGTGCAATTCATCGCCGACGATGGCTTCGTCGCCGAGATCGAAGCCGCGACCTTGATGGGAGCGGACGGCCGCTGGCGGGCTTGGCTGGCGGTGGAGGATCCGACCCGGCCCTGGCCGCGCGCGCCGGGCAAGCCGGATCTGGGCCCGTTCTATCTGGTCTGGACCGACCCCGGCGATGCCGGCCCGGAACAATGGCCGTATCGGATCGTCGCCATCCGACGGCGCGAGCCGCAACCCGCCCCCGCCGCGCTGTCGCCCGACCCCGCCTTGCCGGCGCACGCTGCGGCCTGGCGCGGCTTTGCGGTATTCCAGCGCAACTGCCTCGCCTGCCACACCTTGAACGGTGCCGGCGCGGCGCAACTCGGGCCCGATCTCAACGTGCCGCACAATCCCACCGAATACCTGCCCGAAGCCTTGCTGCGCGCCTATCTGCGCGACCCACAATCGCTGCATCGCTGGCCGCAGGCGCGGATGCGTGGATTCTCGCCGCAACAGCTGAGCGATGCCGACCTCGACGCGCTGCTCGCCTATCTGCGTCACATGGCCGGTCGCAAGCGCTGGACCGAGGATGCCCGGCCTTAG
- the ychF gene encoding redox-regulated ATPase YchF: MGIKCGIVGLPNVGKSTLFNALTKAGIAAANFPFCTIEPNVGVVPVPDPRLEALAEIVKPQKVVPTAVEFVDIAGLVAGASKGEGLGNKFLAHIREVDAIAHVVRCFEHPDIVHVAGKVDPIADIETIDTELALADLESVEKALNRAERAAKANDKEALAKKPVLQKLAAVLDQGRPARSAGLDEEERALVRDLFLLTLKPLMYIANVKEDGFTDNPHLEAVKARAAAEGAEVVPVCAAIEEELAQLDAADRDEFLKDLGLEEPGLNRVIRAAYKLLDLQTYFTAGVKEVRAWTIKRGATAPQAAGVIHSDFERGFIRAETVSYEDFIQYKGEAGAAAAGRLRKEGKDYVVKDGDVLHFLFNV; this comes from the coding sequence ATGGGCATCAAATGCGGCATCGTCGGCCTGCCCAACGTCGGCAAGTCGACCCTGTTCAATGCGCTGACCAAGGCGGGCATCGCCGCGGCCAACTTCCCGTTCTGCACCATCGAGCCCAACGTCGGCGTGGTGCCGGTGCCCGACCCGCGGCTGGAGGCGCTGGCCGAGATCGTCAAGCCGCAGAAGGTGGTGCCGACCGCGGTGGAGTTCGTCGACATCGCCGGCCTGGTCGCCGGCGCCTCGAAGGGCGAGGGACTCGGCAACAAGTTCCTCGCGCACATCCGCGAGGTGGACGCCATCGCGCACGTGGTGCGCTGCTTCGAGCATCCGGACATCGTGCACGTGGCCGGCAAGGTCGATCCGATCGCCGACATCGAGACCATCGACACCGAGCTCGCGCTCGCCGATCTCGAATCGGTGGAAAAGGCGCTGAACCGCGCCGAGCGCGCGGCCAAGGCCAACGACAAGGAGGCGCTGGCGAAAAAGCCGGTGCTGCAGAAGCTCGCCGCCGTGCTCGACCAGGGCCGCCCGGCGCGCAGCGCAGGGCTGGACGAGGAAGAGCGCGCGCTGGTGCGCGATCTGTTCCTGCTCACCTTGAAGCCCTTGATGTACATCGCCAACGTCAAGGAGGACGGGTTCACCGACAACCCGCATCTCGAGGCGGTGAAGGCGCGCGCCGCCGCCGAGGGCGCCGAAGTGGTGCCGGTGTGCGCGGCGATCGAGGAAGAACTGGCCCAGCTCGACGCGGCCGACCGCGACGAGTTCCTGAAGGACCTCGGCCTGGAAGAGCCCGGCCTCAACCGGGTGATCCGCGCCGCCTACAAACTGCTCGACCTGCAGACCTATTTCACCGCCGGGGTGAAGGAAGTGCGCGCCTGGACGATCAAGCGCGGCGCCACCGCGCCGCAGGCCGCCGGGGTGATCCACAGCGACTTCGAGCGCGGTTTCATCCGCGCGGAGACGGTGTCCTACGAGGATTTCATCCAGTACAAGGGCGAAGCCGGCGCCGCCGCCGCCGGCCGCTTGCGCAAGGAAGGCAAGGACTACGTGGTCAAGGACGGCGACGTGTTGCACTTCCTGTTCAACGTGTGA